The sequence GTAAATAGCTTATCTCTTATCCAAGTTTTCTTCATACTGTAAATATACCTCTAAAATAACTTCATTTCCATTATAGTATGTCCTAATCACGCATATTTTCAATTTCAGACTAAATAAGAAAAATCGAGACAAAACCTCGTGCAAAATAATGTAGCCCAAATAAATTCAATTCCATTATAGTACTTATGTCCTAATCACGCATATCTTCATTTTCAGACTAAATAAGAAAAATCGAGACACAACTTTGCGCAAAATAATGTAGCCTATAGTCAACACTCAATATCGAATCCAATAACTTCTTGATGCTACCTCACGACAACAATAACAACATTGATCAATAATGCAACGCGATGAATTTTCCTAAATCCCATATCCTAATAACCTAAAACATTTCCGCAAGTATTAACCAACAATACGCACAAAAACATATAAAACACAATACAGTTTCCAAACAATACGATAAGTAATACTTTACCATGAAGTAAATAAGCCAAAGCATTCAAACACGAAACCAAGCCCCTTCCACAACCACTAGGAACTCTCGAACAAATCAAACATACCAACTCCAATCCACCATTTCTAGTAGCAATTGCAGCATTCCCCGATCCCTCAACACCACACAGCTCCGTCAATTCATTTAAAACTCCAATCACTTCCTCCAAATCAAAATCActcttaattttaaaattatcgcAACTCGAATCGATTTCAAACTGTTTTAATTTATTCAAACACTCGATCACGGGATTACTCTCCCCCGGAACACAAGTAACAATACCTACAATATGTAAATAAATAGACACAATTACACACAGATCAGTTCAAAAGTAGCTGAATAGTTCAAAATCagtatgtgtgtgtatatgtatgtaCCAGAGAGATCGACGCCTTGAAGAGTGAGAGTCTCGATAGCGTCTTGTAGTGCTTCGGTGGGGTCCATTCCGAGATTTTCGATGTTTTCTCTAACTGTATCGTTGAAAGTTTGTTGTGAAATTGTACGGACGGGGCCTGTTACTTGTGGACCTCCcatctctctctatctctctctctccctaTCTCCCTCAAATCTCTCTTccctatctctctctctctcctcactccctatctctctcaaatctctctctctccctcccacTATCTCTCTCAAATCTCTCACTCTTTCTATCTCTCTCTGTTTAAACAGAGAAATGAACAGAGTCAGAGACGAGAGAGACAGGTGATTGCGCGAGATGGATCTGTTTGATTTGTAGATTTAAAAATCAGGAATTGGGCCGTTCGGGTTGTTTTATATTGGGGATAATTACAGCAAATATTAGCTAACGCCTACTGTAAGGTTTTAAGTTCCAGTTCTTATTTTCTTTAGCAACTGTGAAAAGACATATTGATTGGCAATTTACAACAATGTACAAAACTTATTAAAACAACCAATTTACTTACTTGAGAAGCCACAACTCGATTATCATCAGCAGATAATAGAACTCGTATAGCATCATAGAGACTAGAAATAGTCTCATTCTTCTGTTCTTTTAATAATGTGATCATTAGCTCATCAACTTTCAGGTCCATGAATAATTCCTTAAGGACCTCATTACCAGTTGCAGCTACAGCAATAACTGAAAAACCACTACTCAACATTGTAACATTATCAGTTCCATCATTTAGAATGCGCATCACAACCTCTGGTCCATAGCTATTTCGAAATATTTCAGTACACTGAAGATCTGCAAACAAAAGATTTACACGTCAATTTGAAGCTCTAATCAAAATAAGATTCGATTTCATGTCATACCACCTTCATTATGACATTCAATGTCATGCAACTATATCATTTCCAGGTCTCCGACACTTTTTATGTACATATAAATTGTTGATGAGCACATATTGCAACATCATGCAAGTATGATAAGTACATTAAAGGTTACGAATCCCCTGCATATTAATCATAAAGAGATATATCACATGCTTGTCATTCTATCAGTCATGTTcattatcaaaaacaatatgtTACCAACACTCACCATGACTCCTTTCTAGACGCTTCAAAATACTCTGCAGTAAATAGCTTATCTCTTATCCAAGTTTTCTTCATACTGTAAATATACCTCTAAAATAACTTCATTTCCATTATAGTATGTCCTAATCACGCATATTTTCAATTTCAGACTAAATAAGAAAAATCGAGACAAAACCTCGTGCAAAATAATGTAGCCCAAATAAATTCAATTCCATTATAGTACTTATGTCCTAATCACGCATATCTTCATTTTCAGACTAAATAAGAAAAATCGAGACACAACTTTGCGCAAAATAATGTAGCCTATAGTCAACACTCAATATCGAATCCAATAACTTCTTGATGCTACCTCACGACAACAATAACAACATTGATCAATAATGCAACGCGATGAATTTTCCTAAATCCCATATCCTAATAACCTAAAACATTTCCGCAAGTATTAACCAACAATATGCACAAAAACATATAAAACACAATACAGTTTCCAAACAATACGATAAGTAATACTTTACCATGAAGTAAATAAGCCAAAGCATTCAAACACGAAACCAAGCCCCTTCCGCAACCACTAGGAACTCTCGAACAAATCAAACATACCAACTCCAATCCACCATTTCTAGTAGCAATCATAGCATTCCCCGATCCCTCAACACCACACAACTCCGTCAATTCATTTAAAACTCCAATCACTTCCTCCAAATCAAAATCActcttaattttaaaattatcgcAACTCGAATCGATTTCAAACTGTTTTAATTTATTCAAACACTCGATCACTGGATTACTCTCCCCCGGAACACAAGTAACAATACCTACAATATGTAAATAAATAGACACAATTACACACAGATCAGTTCAAAAGTAGCTGAATAGTTCAAAATCAGgatgtgtgtgtatatgtatgtaCCAGAGAGATCGACGCCTTGAAGAGTGAGAGTCTCGATAGCGTCTTGTAGTGCTTCGGTGGGGTCCATTCCGAGATCTTCGATGTTTTCTCTAACTGTATCGTTGAAAGTTTGTTGTGAAATTGTACGGACGGGGCCTGTTACTTGTGGACCTCCcatctctctctatctctctctctccctaTCTCCCTCAAATCTCTCTTccctatctctctctctctctcctcactccctatctctctcaaatctctctctctccctcccacTATCTCTCTCAAATCTCTCACTCTTTCTATCTCTCTCTGTTTAAACAGAGAAATGAACAGAGTCAGAGACGAGAGAGACAGGTGATTGCGCGAGATGGATCTGTTTGATTTGTAGATTTAAAAATCAGGAATTGGGTCGTTCGGGTTGTTTTATATTGGGGATAATTACAGCAAATATTAGCTAACGCCTACTGTAAGGTTTTAAGTTCCAGTTCTTATTTTCTTTAGCAACTGTGAAAAGACATATTGATTGGCAATTTACAACAATGTACAAAACTTATTAAAACAACCAATTTACTTACTTGAGAAGCCACAACTCGATTATCATCAGCAGATAATAGAACTCGTATAGCATCATAGAGACTAGAAATAGTCTCATTCTTCTGTTCTTTTAATAATGTGATCATTAGCTCATCAACTTTCAGGTCCATGAATAATTCCTTAAGGACCTCATTACCAGTTGCAGCTACAGCAATAACTGAAAAACCACTACTCAATATTGTAACATTATCAGTTCCATCATTTAGAATGCGCATCACAACCTCTGGTCCATAGCTATTTCGAAATATTTCAGTACACTGAAGATCTGCAAACAAAAGATTTACACGTCAATTTGAAGCTCTAATCAAAATAAGATTCGATTTCATGTCATACCACCTTCATTATGACATTCAATGTCATGCAACTATATCATTTCCTGGTCTCCGACACTTTTTATGTACATATAAATTGTTGATGAGCACATATTGCAACATCATGCAAGTATGATAAGTACATTAAAGGTTACGAATCCCCTGCATATTAATCATAAAGAGATATATCACATGCTTGTCATTCTATCAGTCATGTTcattatcaaaaacaatatgtTACCAACACTCACCATGACTCCTTTCTAGACGCTTCAAAATACTCTGCAGTAAATAGCTTATCTCTTATCCAAGTTTTCTTCATACTGTAAATATACCTCTAAAATAACTTCATTTCCATTATAGTATGTCCTAATCACGCATATTTTGAATTTCAGACTAAATAAGAAAAATCGAGACAAAACCTCGTGCAAAATAATGTAGCCCAAATAAATTCAATTCCATTATAGTACTTATGTCCTAATCATGCATATCTTCATTTTCAGACTAAATAAGAAAAATCGAAACACAACTTTGCGCAAAATAATGTAGCCTATAGTCAACACTCAATATCGAATCCAATAACTTCTTGATGCTACCTCACGACAACAATAACAACATTGATCAATAATGCAACGCGATGAATTTTCCTAAATCCCATATCCTAATAACCTAAAACATTTCCGCAAGTATTAACCAACAATACGCACAAAAACATATAAAACACAATACAGTTTCCAAACAATACGATAAGTAATACTTTACCATGAAGTAAATAAGCCAAAGCATTCAAACACGAAACCAAGCCCCTTCTGCAACCACTAGGAACTCTCGAACAAATCAAACATACCAACTCCAATCCACCATTTCTAGTAGCAATCGCAGCATTCCCAGATCCCTCAACACCACACAACTCCGTCAATTCATTTAAAACTCCAATCACTTCCTCCAAATCAAAATCActcttaattttaaaattatcgcAACTCGAATCGATTTCAAACTGTTTTAATTTATTCAAACACTCGATCACTGGATTACTCTCCCCCGGAACACAAGTAACAATACCTACAATATGTAAATAAATAGACACAATTACACACAGATCAGTTCAAAAGTAGCTGAATAGTTCAAAATCAGgatgtgtgtgtatatgtatgtaCCAGAGAGATCGACGCCTTGAAGAGTGAGAGTCTCGATAGCGTCTTGTAGTGCTTCGGTGGGGTCCATTCCGAGATCTTCGATGTTTTCTCTAACTGTATCGTTGAAAGTTTGTTGTGAAATTGTACGGACGGGGCCTGTTACTTGTGGACCTCCcatctctctctatctctctctctctctctctccctatCTCCCTCAAATCTCTCTTccctatctctctctctctcctcactccctatctctctcaaatctctctctctccctcccacTATCTCTCTCAAATCTCTCACTCTTTCTATCTCTCTCTGTTTAAACAGAGAAATGAACAGAGTCAGAGACGAGAGAGACAGGTGATTGCGCGAGATGGATCTGTTTGATTTGTAGATTTAAAAATCAGGAATTGGGCCGTTCGGGTTGTTTTATATTGGGGATAATTACAGCAAATATTAGCTAACGCCTACTGTAAGGTTTTAAGTTCCAGTTCTTATTTTCTTTAGCAACTGTGAAAAGACATATTGATTGGCAATTTACAACAATGTACAAAACTTATTAAAACAACCAATTTACTTACTTGAGAAGCCACAACTCGATTATCATCAGCAGATAATAGAACTCGTATAGCATCATAGAGACTAGAAATAGTCTCATTCTTCGGTTCTTTTAATAATGTGATCATTAGCTCATCAACTTTCAGGTCCATGAATAATTCCTTAAGGACCTCATTACCAGTTGCAGCTACAGCAATAACTGAAAAACCACTACTCAACATTGTAACATTATCAGTTCCATCATTTAGAATGCGCATCACAACCTCTGGTCCATAGCTATTTCGAAATATTTCAGTACACTGAAGATCTGCAAACAAAAGATTTACACGTCAATTTGAAGCTCTAATCAAAATAAGATTCGTTTTCATGTCATACCACCTTCATTATGACATTCAATGTCATGCAACTATATCATTTCCAGGTCTCCGACACTTTTTATGTACATATAAATTGTTGATGAGCACATATTGCAACATCATGCAAGTATGATAAGTACATTAAAGGTTACGAATCCCCTGCATATTAATCATAAAGAGATATATCACATGCTTGTCATTCTATCAGTCATGTTcattatcaaaaacaatatgtTACCAACACTCACCATGACTCCTTTCTAGACGCTTCAAAATACTCTGCAGTAAATAGCTTATCTCTTATCCAAGTTTTCTTCATACTGTAAATATACCTCTAAAATAACTTCATTTCCATTATAGTATGTCCTAATCACGCATATTTTCAATTTCAGACTAAATAAGAAAAATCGAGACAAAACCTCGTGCAAAATAATGTAGCCCAAATAAATTCAATTCCATTATAGTACTTATGTCCTAATCACGCATATCTTCATTTTCAGACTAAATAAGAAAAATCGAGACACAACTTTGGGCAAAAAATTGTAGCCTATAGTCAACACTCAATATCGAATCCAATAACTTCTTGATGCTACCTCACGACAACAATAACAACATTGATCAATAATGCAACGCGATGAATTTTCCTAAATCCCATATCCTAATAACCTAAAACATTTCCGCAAGTATTAACCAACAATACGCACAAAAACATATAAAACACAATACAGTTTCCAAACAATACGATAAGTAATACTTTACCATGAAGTAAATAAGCCAAAGCATTCAAACACGAAACCAAGCCCCTTCCGCAACCACTAGGAACTCTCGAATAAATCAAATATACCAACTCCAATCCACCATTTCTAGTAGCAATCGCAGCATTCCCCGATCCCTCAACACCACACAACTCCGTCAATTCATTTAAAACTCCAATCACTTCCTCCAAATCAAAATCACTCTTAATTTTAGAATTATAGCAACTCGAATCGATTTCAAACTGTTTTAATTTATTCAAACACTCGATCACTGGATTACTCTCCCCCGGAACACAAGTAACAATACCTACAATATGTAAATAAATAGACACAATTACACACAGATCAGTTCAAAAGTAGCTGAATAGTTCAAAATCagtatgtgtgtatatatgtatgtaccAGAGAGATCGACGCCTTGAAGAGTGAGAGTCTCGATAGCGTCTTGTAGTGCTTCGGTGGGGTCCATTCCCAGATCTTCGATGTTTTCTCTAACTGTATCGTTGAAAGTTTGTTGTGAAATTGTACGGACGGGGCCTGTTACTTGTGGACCTCCcatctctctctatctctctctctccctccctctctctctctccctatctctctcaaatctctctctccactatctctctcaaatctctctcTCCTCCACTATCTCGctcaaatctctctctctcttcctaTCTCTCTCAAATCTCTCACTCTTTATATATCTCTCTCTCACTGTTTGAAAAGAGAAATGGACGGAGCCAGAGACGAGAGAGACAGGTGATTGCGCGAGATGGATCTGTTTGATTCGTAGATTTAAAAATCAGGAATTGGGCCGTTCGGGTTGTTTTATATTGACCAAATATTTCATTCTCTATATACTTCAGAGAAAAAACTGAAAAATTAATATAACTAATTTCTGGACTTCTGATTTCTAACATATCAGATGACACTATATCC is a genomic window of Apium graveolens cultivar Ventura unplaced genomic scaffold, ASM990537v1 ctg3578, whole genome shotgun sequence containing:
- the LOC141701208 gene encoding uncharacterized protein LOC141701208 isoform X9, with translation MGGPQVTGPVRTISQQTFNDTVRENIENLGMDPTEALQDAIETLTLQGVDLSGIVTCVPGESNPVIECLNKLKQFEIDSSCDNFKIKSDFDLEEVIGVLNELTELCGVEGSGNAAIATRNGGLELVCLICSRVPSGCGRGLVSCLNALAYLLHDLQCTEIFRNSYGPEVVMRILNDGTDNVTMLSSGFSVIAVAATGNEVLKELFMDLKVDELMITLLKEQKNETISSLYDAIRVLLSADDNRVVASQIHLAQSPVSLVFDSVHFSV
- the LOC141701208 gene encoding uncharacterized protein LOC141701208 isoform X13, translated to MGGPQVTGPVRTISQQTFNDTVRENIENLGMDPTEALQDAIETLTLQGVDLSGIVTCVPGESNPVIECLNKLKQFEIDSSCDNFKIKSDFDLEEVIGVLNELTELCGVEGSGNAAIATRNGGLELVCLICSRVPSGCGRGLVSCLNALAYLLHDLQCTEIFRNSYGPEVVMRILNDGTDNVTMLSSGFSVIAVAATGNEVLKELFMDLKVDELMITLLKEQKNETISSLYDAIRVLLSADDNRVVASQIFSVLKYFEIAMDQRL
- the LOC141701208 gene encoding uncharacterized protein LOC141701208 isoform X14 → MGGPQVTGPVRTISQQTFNDTVRENIENLGMDPTEALQDAIETLTLQGVDLSGIVTCVPGESNPVIECLNKLKQFEIDSSCDNFKIKSDFDLEEVIGVLNELTELCGVEGSGNAAIATRNGGLELVCLICSRVPSGCGRGLVSCLNALAYLLHDLQCTEIFRNSYGPEVVMRILNDGTDNVTMLSSGFSVIAVAATGNEVLKELFMDLKVDELMITLLKEQKNETISSLYDAIRVLLSADDNRVVASQVLLLMFRGRVIQ
- the LOC141701208 gene encoding uncharacterized protein LOC141701208 isoform X6 — protein: MGGPQVTGPVRTISQQTFNDTVRENIEDLGMDPTEALQDAIETLTLQGVDLSGIVTCVPGESNPVIECLNKLKQFEIDSSCDNFKIKSDFDLEEVIGVLNELTELCGVEGSGNAMIATRNGGLELVCLICSRVPSGCGRGLVSCLNALAYLLHDLQCTEIFRNSYGPEVVMRILNDGTDNVTMLSSGFSVIAVAATGNEVLKELFMDLKVDELMITLLKEQKNETISSLYDAIRVLLSADDNRVVASQIHLAQSPVSLVSDSVHFSV
- the LOC141701208 gene encoding uncharacterized protein LOC141701208 isoform X1, with product MGGPQVTGPVRTISQQTFNDTVRENIEDLGMDPTEALQDAIETLTLQGVDLSGIVTCVPGESNPVIECLNKLKQFEIDSSCDNFKIKSDFDLEEVIGVLNELTELCGVEGSGNAMIATRNGGLELVCLICSRVPSGCGRGLVSCLNALAYLLHDLQCTEIFRNSYGPEVVMRILNDGTDNVTMLSSGFSVIAVAATGNEVLKELFMDLKVDELMITLLKEQKNETISSLYDAIRVLLSADDNRVVASQVSKLVVLISFVHCCKLPINMSFHSC
- the LOC141701208 gene encoding uncharacterized protein LOC141701208 isoform X11 is translated as MGGPQVTGPVRTISQQTFNDTVRENIEDLGMDPTEALQDAIETLTLQGVDLSGIVTCVPGESNPVIECLNKLKQFEIDSSCDNFKIKSDFDLEEVIGVLNELTELCGVEGSGNAMIATRNGGLELVCLICSRVPSGCGRGLVSCLNALAYLLHDLQCTEIFRNSYGPEVVMRILNDGTDNVTMLSSGFSVIAVAATGNEVLKELFMDLKVDELMITLLKEQKNETISSLYDAIRVLLSADDNRVVASQIFSVLKYFEIAMDQRL
- the LOC141701208 gene encoding uncharacterized protein LOC141701208 isoform X10, whose product is MGGPQVTGPVRTISQQTFNDTVRENIEDLGMDPTEALQDAIETLTLQGVDLSGIVTCVPGESNPVIECLNKLKQFEIDSSCDNFKIKSDFDLEEVIGVLNELTELCGVEGSGNAAIATRNGGLELVCLICSRVPSGCRRGLVSCLNALAYLLHDLQCTEIFRNSYGPEVVMRILNDGTDNVTILSSGFSVIAVAATGNEVLKELFMDLKVDELMITLLKEQKNETISSLYDAIRVLLSADDNRVVASQIFSVLKYFEIAMDQRL
- the LOC141701208 gene encoding uncharacterized protein LOC141701208 isoform X5; this encodes MGGPQVTGPVRTISQQTFNDTVRENIEDLGMDPTEALQDAIETLTLQGVDLSGIVTCVPGESNPVIECLNKLKQFEIDSSCDNFKIKSDFDLEEVIGVLNELTELCGVEGSGNAAIATRNGGLELVCLICSRVPSGCRRGLVSCLNALAYLLHDLQCTEIFRNSYGPEVVMRILNDGTDNVTILSSGFSVIAVAATGNEVLKELFMDLKVDELMITLLKEQKNETISSLYDAIRVLLSADDNRVVASQIHLAQSPVSLVSDSVHFSV
- the LOC141701208 gene encoding uncharacterized protein LOC141701208 isoform X2, with product MGGPQVTGPVRTISQQTFNDTVRENIEDLGMDPTEALQDAIETLTLQGVDLSGIVTCVPGESNPVIECLNKLKQFEIDSSCDNFKIKSDFDLEEVIGVLNELTELCGVEGSGNAAIATRNGGLELVCLICSRVPSGCRRGLVSCLNALAYLLHDLQCTEIFRNSYGPEVVMRILNDGTDNVTILSSGFSVIAVAATGNEVLKELFMDLKVDELMITLLKEQKNETISSLYDAIRVLLSADDNRVVASQVSKLVVLISFVHCCKLPINMSFHSC
- the LOC141701208 gene encoding uncharacterized protein LOC141701208 isoform X12; amino-acid sequence: MGGPQVTGPVRTISQQTFNDTVRENIEDLGMDPTEALQDAIETLTLQGVDLSGIVTCVPGESNPVIECLNKLKQFEIDSSCYNSKIKSDFDLEEVIGVLNELTELCGVEGSGNAAIATRNGGLELVYLIYSRVPSGCGRGLVSCLNALAYLLHDLQCTEIFRNSYGPEVVMRILNDGTDNVTMLSSGFSVIAVAATGNEVLKELFMDLKVDELMITLLKEPKNETISSLYDAIRVLLSADDNRVVASQIFSVLKYFEIAMDQRL
- the LOC141701208 gene encoding uncharacterized protein LOC141701208 isoform X15, encoding MGGPQVTGPVRTISQQTFNDTVRENIEDLGMDPTEALQDAIETLTLQGVDLSGIVTCVPGESNPVIECLNKLKQFEIDSSCYNSKIKSDFDLEEVIGVLNELTELCGVEGSGNAAIATRNGGLELVYLIYSRVPSGCGRGLVSCLNALAYLLHDLQCTEIFRNSYGPEVVMRILNDGTDNVTMLSSGFSVIAVAATGNEVLKELFMDLKVDELMITLLKEPKNETISSLYDAIRVLLSADDNRVVASQDIL
- the LOC141701208 gene encoding uncharacterized protein LOC141701208 isoform X7 — its product is MGGPQVTGPVRTISQQTFNDTVRENIEDLGMDPTEALQDAIETLTLQGVDLSGIVTCVPGESNPVIECLNKLKQFEIDSSCYNSKIKSDFDLEEVIGVLNELTELCGVEGSGNAAIATRNGGLELVYLIYSRVPSGCGRGLVSCLNALAYLLHDLQCTEIFRNSYGPEVVMRILNDGTDNVTMLSSGFSVIAVAATGNEVLKELFMDLKVDELMITLLKEPKNETISSLYDAIRVLLSADDNRVVASQIHLAQSPVSLVSDSVHFSV
- the LOC141701208 gene encoding uncharacterized protein LOC141701208 isoform X3 — translated: MGGPQVTGPVRTISQQTFNDTVRENIEDLGMDPTEALQDAIETLTLQGVDLSGIVTCVPGESNPVIECLNKLKQFEIDSSCYNSKIKSDFDLEEVIGVLNELTELCGVEGSGNAAIATRNGGLELVYLIYSRVPSGCGRGLVSCLNALAYLLHDLQCTEIFRNSYGPEVVMRILNDGTDNVTMLSSGFSVIAVAATGNEVLKELFMDLKVDELMITLLKEPKNETISSLYDAIRVLLSADDNRVVASQVSKLVVLISFVHCCKLPINMSFHSC